Genomic DNA from Acidimicrobiales bacterium:
CCCAGGAAGCTGAGCCCGGCCTCGGCCAGCAGCCCGAAGCCGAGCGTGACCGACACCTGCACCACCAGCGGTGAGGCGATGTTGTGGAGGATGCGCCGCCGCACGATGTACGCGCCGGTGGCGCCGACCGAGCGCGACGCCTCGACGAACGTCTCCTCCTTCACGGCCAGCACCTGGCCCCGGACCAGCCGTACGAACGTCGGCGTGAAGACGATGGCCAGGGCGATGACGATGTTGCGCAGGCTCGGACCCAGCAGGCCGGCGACGGTGAGCGCCATCACCAGCGGCGGGATGCTCTGGACGCCGTCGACGATCCGCATGAGCACGCTGTCGAGCCGGCCGCCCACGTAGCCGGAGACCAGCCCGAGCGGCACCGACACCACCAGCGCGGCGCCGACCGCCAGCACGCTCGACGCCAGCGACACCCGGGCCCCGTGCATCAGCCGGCTGAGCACGTCGCGGCCGAGGTCGTCGGTCCCGAGCAGGTGGCTGCCGCTCGGTCCCTGGTTGATGGCGTCCAGGTCCTGCTGGTACGGGTCGAACGGGGCGAGCCACGACGCCAGCACCGCCACCACCGCCAGCAGCACGAGGAACGCCAGCGCCGTGGTGACGGCCGGCCGGCGGCGCAGGCGGCTCACGCCACCCGCACCTTCGGGTTGAGGAAGCCGTAGGCGATGTCGACCGCCAGGTTGGCCAGCACCACGAAGACGGCCAGCATCATGATCCCGCCCTGGATGATCGGGACGTCCTGGCCCGAGATGGCGGTGACCATGTAGGTGCCGACGCCCTGGATGGCGAAGATCTGCTCGACGATCACCGTCCCGCCGAACAGGTAGCCCACCTGCAGGCCCAGCACGGTGACCGCCGGCATCGCCGCGTTCTTGAGCGCGTGCTTCCCGACCACCCGGAACGGCGCCAGGCCCTTGGCGTGGGCGGTGCGCACGTAGTCGGCGTCGAGCACGTCGGCCAGCGCACCCCGCAGCTGGCGGGCGAGGGTGGCGGCCATCAGCGTGCCCAGGGCGACCGACGGCAGCACGAGGTGGCGCAGCCACTCGACCGGCGACTCGCCGAACGGCACGTAGCCGCGGACCGGGAACCACGACAGCTCCAGCCCGAAGAAGACGATCAGGATCATCGCCAGCCAGAAGCTCGGCATGGCGATGGCGGCGCTGGCCAGCGTGGTGACCGCGGTATCGGTCCTCGAGCCCGGCCGGGTGCCGCCCAGCGCCCCCAGGGGGATGCCGACCGCCAGCGCGAACACCAGCGCGCCGAGCACCAGGCTGGCCGTGATCGGCAGGCGGTGGCGCAGCTCGTCGCCGACCGCCCGCCCGCTGTAGAGGGAGTGGCCGAAGTCGAGCCGGACGGCGTCGCCCAGCCAGTCGACGTACTGCACGACGAACGGCTGGTCGAGGCCGAGCTCCTCCCGCACCTCCCGGACCCGCTCCGGCGTCGCCGCCTCGCCCCCGGCGATCGTGACCGCCGGATCGCCGGGCACGAGGTACACCAGGAGGAACACGGCGACGCTCAGCACCAGCAGGAGCGGCACCAGCCCGGCGAGGCGGCGGAGCACGAAGGCGGTCATCGGGGCCTCCGGGGGTCAGCCCGAGCCCATCTGCAGCTTGGTGAAGTCGAGGCCCTGGCAGTTCTCGTTCTGGACCACCTCGCCGCCGACGTCGGCCGAGTGCGCGTGGAGCAGCGGTGCGAACACCACCGGCAGGTCGAGCGCCTCGTCGACCACCAGCGACACGGCCTCCTGCAGGAGCGGCTCGCGCTCGCCCTGGTCGGACGTGGCCCGCACTTGCGACACCAGGTCGGTCAGCTCGTCGTTCGTGTAGTTGCCGACGTTGTTGAAGCTGCCCGGCGTGAACTGGATGCCGAGCGTGTCGGCCGGGTCGGGCCGCGGCGGCCACAGGATCACCGTGGCCGGCTGCTTCTTGTCGGTGAAGTAGTCCTGCACGATGTCCGTGCTCTGCTCGAACGACATGTCGATGCCGACCTCGGCCAGCTGGGCCTGGATGACCTCGCCGAAGCGCACGAACAGCGGCGTGGGCGGGGTGAAGGCGGTGAACGACGGGTCGGTCACGCCCGACTCCTCGAGGAGGTCCCGGGCCCGGTCGGGGTCGTACTCGTAGGCGCCCTCGACGTCGGGGTCGTAGCCGTACGAGGTCTCGGGGAACGGGCTCCACGCCACCGAGCCCCGGCCCTCGAACACCGCGTCGAGCACGGCCTGGCGGTCGACGGCGTGGTTCACGGCCTGGCGGAACTCCAGGCTGTCGAACGGCGGCTCGGCCAGGTTCCAGTTGAGCTTGTAGTAGGTCTCCGACCCCTGCTCGGCGATCTCGATGCCGGGGTTCCCCTCCAGGCCGGCGAGCAGGTCGGCGCTCACGGTGGACATGTCGATCGCGTCGCCCAGCAGGGCGTTGACCGTCGGCGGTCCGGCCTCGGTGCCGAGGATCTCGACGCCGGCCAGGCGCACCTCGTCGACGTTCCAGTAGTCGTCGAAGCGCTCGAGGCTGAGCGTCTCGCCCGGCTGCTGCCCGGTGAGGCGGAACGGCCCGGCGCCCACGGGGGCGGTGTCGGCGTCGTCGGCGCCCGGGGCCACGATCATCCCCTCCCGGCCCGACAGGATCAGCGGCAGCGACCCGGCCGCCGGGGCGTTCAGCGTGATCCGCACGGTCGACTCGTCCACCGCCTCGACGCCGTCGAGGATGGCGAGCGACGCCGCGGTCTGCGCCGAGTCCTCGGCCGCGTTGCGCTCGAGGCCCGCTTTGACGGCCGCGGCGTCGAACGGCGTGCCGTCGTGGAACGTGACGTCGGCGCGCAGCGTGAGCTCCACGGTCTGCTCGTCGACCACCTCCCAGCTCTCGGCGAGGCCCGGTTCGAGCTCGCCGGTGAGCGGGTTCTTGTGGGTCAGCGTGTCGTAGATGGGCGCCAGCACGAGGGTGTCGCACACCGAGGTGCTGGCGTACGGGGCGAGGTGGCCGCTGATGCCCGACCCGTCGAGTGGTGCGCCGTAGCGCAGCACGCCGTCGGGGTCGAAGGCGTCGTCGTCGCCGTCCCCTCCGGAGCCCCCTCCCGAAGCACTTCCGCCGTCGTCGTCATCGCCTCCGCAGGCTGCGACAGCGATGGCCAACACCATCACGAAGAGCAGGCGCAGGGCGCGCGTGGTGGACATGGTTCCCCCCTCCTCGGCCGGGTCACGGCCGACGGATCACTCGTTGGGCAGCGCGACCTCCGCGGTGCCCTTGGCCATGACCGCACCGTTCTGGTTGGTCATCTCGTAGGTGACCGAGACCAGGTGCCGGCCGCTGGCGGCGTCGATCTGCTTGCCGGTGACGCTCCCGTTCAGGAACGTGGCGTCACCGGTGAACGCCGGGTTCCGGTACTGGGCCCGCGAGTGGATGATCTCGCCCCACTCGCCGATCCAGTTGCTCAGGTAGTCGAGGACCCAGGCGCCCATCGAGGCTCCGTAGCCGTAGCCCCGGGGCATGCCGATGAGCTGGGCGTAGCGGGGCTGGACGTGGCCCCGCGACGGTCCCCGGTAGAGCCCGTCGCCCCGCGCCGGGTCGACCGCGCTGCGGGCGGCGTCGCGGCTCATCTCCGGCAGCCAGCCGGCCTGGTCGGTGGTCGACTCGCCCCAGTAGCCGACCGCGCCCCACACGGTCATGTTGAACGACCGCCACTCGGTGGTGAAGCT
This window encodes:
- a CDS encoding ABC transporter permease, with product MSRLRRRPAVTTALAFLVLLAVVAVLASWLAPFDPYQQDLDAINQGPSGSHLLGTDDLGRDVLSRLMHGARVSLASSVLAVGAALVVSVPLGLVSGYVGGRLDSVLMRIVDGVQSIPPLVMALTVAGLLGPSLRNIVIALAIVFTPTFVRLVRGQVLAVKEETFVEASRSVGATGAYIVRRRILHNIASPLVVQVSVTLGFGLLAEAGLSFLGLGIQPPEPSWGAMLNRAYAYIFETSWGLFPPGLAIMLTVLAFNVLGDGLRDTLRGGR
- a CDS encoding ABC transporter permease; this encodes MTAFVLRRLAGLVPLLLVLSVAVFLLVYLVPGDPAVTIAGGEAATPERVREVREELGLDQPFVVQYVDWLGDAVRLDFGHSLYSGRAVGDELRHRLPITASLVLGALVFALAVGIPLGALGGTRPGSRTDTAVTTLASAAIAMPSFWLAMILIVFFGLELSWFPVRGYVPFGESPVEWLRHLVLPSVALGTLMAATLARQLRGALADVLDADYVRTAHAKGLAPFRVVGKHALKNAAMPAVTVLGLQVGYLFGGTVIVEQIFAIQGVGTYMVTAISGQDVPIIQGGIMMLAVFVVLANLAVDIAYGFLNPKVRVA
- a CDS encoding ABC transporter substrate-binding protein — translated: MSTTRALRLLFVMVLAIAVAACGGDDDDGGSASGGGSGGDGDDDAFDPDGVLRYGAPLDGSGISGHLAPYASTSVCDTLVLAPIYDTLTHKNPLTGELEPGLAESWEVVDEQTVELTLRADVTFHDGTPFDAAAVKAGLERNAAEDSAQTAASLAILDGVEAVDESTVRITLNAPAAGSLPLILSGREGMIVAPGADDADTAPVGAGPFRLTGQQPGETLSLERFDDYWNVDEVRLAGVEILGTEAGPPTVNALLGDAIDMSTVSADLLAGLEGNPGIEIAEQGSETYYKLNWNLAEPPFDSLEFRQAVNHAVDRQAVLDAVFEGRGSVAWSPFPETSYGYDPDVEGAYEYDPDRARDLLEESGVTDPSFTAFTPPTPLFVRFGEVIQAQLAEVGIDMSFEQSTDIVQDYFTDKKQPATVILWPPRPDPADTLGIQFTPGSFNNVGNYTNDELTDLVSQVRATSDQGEREPLLQEAVSLVVDEALDLPVVFAPLLHAHSADVGGEVVQNENCQGLDFTKLQMGSG